One stretch of Niallia sp. XMNu-256 DNA includes these proteins:
- the cobD gene encoding threonine-phosphate decarboxylase CobD, producing the protein MLWPAHGSNPHYLYDAAGLKQPDRVIDFSANINPFGSPTSVKENWGKLFEGIETYPDPQSTSLKKKLAHFVKIDEKQILIGNGGSEIISLIGRWLAGKKVMIVQPAFSEYERVCAGNGCEVSYFHLTKDWKVDFDSFKDKLVDIDAVFFCNPNNPTGVFFNKKMIERILGECQKHDCYLIVDEAFYDFVADYQSLVPFLKDYSNLLLIRSMTKMYAIPGLRLGYMMASPALVETLSTFQSHWSVNSMAMKVGELCLAEEEYVHHAIRFMDSQREYLFSFYKKNGFQVTDSKVNFYLLKDLELDDQIPLFRFLLEKGIVPRHTFNFPGLEGRWLRFAIRTTEENQQLLEAMQEWRSIHPSSS; encoded by the coding sequence TTGTTATGGCCAGCACATGGATCAAATCCGCATTATTTATATGATGCAGCCGGACTAAAGCAACCAGATCGAGTCATTGATTTTAGTGCCAACATTAATCCGTTCGGTTCCCCAACTTCTGTTAAGGAAAACTGGGGAAAGTTATTTGAAGGGATTGAAACCTATCCTGATCCGCAAAGTACTTCATTGAAAAAGAAGCTTGCTCATTTTGTGAAGATCGATGAAAAGCAAATATTAATTGGAAACGGTGGCTCTGAAATCATCAGTTTGATTGGGAGATGGTTAGCCGGCAAAAAGGTGATGATTGTTCAGCCTGCTTTTTCAGAATATGAAAGAGTATGTGCAGGGAATGGTTGTGAGGTTTCCTATTTTCACTTAACAAAGGATTGGAAAGTAGACTTTGATTCTTTTAAGGATAAGTTGGTGGATATAGATGCCGTTTTTTTCTGTAATCCGAATAATCCAACGGGAGTATTTTTCAACAAGAAGATGATCGAGAGAATTTTAGGAGAATGTCAAAAACATGATTGTTATTTGATTGTTGATGAGGCTTTCTATGACTTTGTTGCCGATTACCAGTCGCTCGTACCTTTCCTCAAAGATTATTCAAATTTACTTTTAATTAGGTCGATGACGAAGATGTACGCCATCCCGGGCCTACGATTAGGGTATATGATGGCAAGTCCCGCTCTCGTTGAAACACTTTCAACCTTTCAATCCCATTGGAGTGTGAATAGCATGGCAATGAAAGTGGGAGAACTGTGTTTAGCGGAAGAAGAATATGTTCATCATGCGATTCGATTTATGGACTCACAGCGAGAGTACCTTTTTTCCTTTTATAAAAAGAATGGATTCCAAGTGACCGATTCGAAGGTAAACTTTTATTTGTTAAAAGATCTTGAGCTAGACGACCAAATCCCCTTGTTCCGATTTTTACTGGAAAAGGGAATCGTTCCCCGACATACATTCAACTTTCCCGGCCTAGAGGGAAGATGGCTGAGGTTCGCAATTCGGACAACGGAGGAAAATCAGCAACTTTTGGAGGCGATGCAAGAATGGCGCAGCATTCACCCATCATCTTCATAA
- a CDS encoding bifunctional adenosylcobinamide kinase/adenosylcobinamide-phosphate guanylyltransferase, giving the protein MAQHSPIIFITGGVRSGKSSFAEKLAGEQSRMEPFGQLHYIAAMQSSDEEMKQRIRVHQNERLHSDLVWTTWEKPTSIGELAGNFGEKDVVLLDCLTTWLNNELFFEMDGWRDDAYLSQLFETMWDEMISISRKVKTFIIVSNEVLYEPIESNDLVFVYSSLLGKLHQKIVAQARLAYLVEGGIPIVMKGDIK; this is encoded by the coding sequence ATGGCGCAGCATTCACCCATCATCTTCATAACGGGCGGGGTTCGAAGTGGGAAGAGCAGTTTCGCGGAAAAGCTAGCGGGGGAACAATCGAGGATGGAGCCTTTTGGGCAACTCCATTACATTGCCGCCATGCAGTCCTCGGATGAGGAAATGAAGCAAAGAATCCGCGTTCACCAAAATGAACGCTTGCACAGTGATCTTGTTTGGACAACGTGGGAAAAACCAACTTCTATCGGTGAGCTTGCCGGAAACTTTGGAGAGAAGGATGTCGTTTTGCTCGATTGTTTAACGACATGGCTGAATAATGAATTGTTTTTTGAAATGGATGGTTGGAGAGATGATGCTTATTTAAGCCAACTCTTTGAAACCATGTGGGATGAGATGATTTCCATTAGTCGGAAAGTGAAGACCTTCATTATTGTAAGCAATGAAGTCCTTTATGAACCGATCGAATCGAATGATCTTGTCTTTGTTTACAGTTCTTTGCTCGGAAAATTGCATCAAAAAATAGTCGCCCAAGCACGTCTTGCTTATTTAGTAGAGGGGGGGATTCCGATCGTAATGAAAGGAGATATAAAATGA
- the cobS gene encoding adenosylcobinamide-GDP ribazoletransferase, translating into MKMVKGLVMCIQFFTSIPIPYEVPMDRIHINKAVKMFPVLGVLQGILYSAFLYVLLQWTPLSPLAIAFFVWLALIIITGGIHLDGWMDCSDAYFSYRDQQKRIEIMADPKIGAFGVLSVIVLLSAKFLFIYEIVLRFNDNTFLLIILIPFLGKVVMGMLLLNIKSAKEEGLGSLFKEAASQGSLWIYPVYVVMLGLIIFLIGLKAMSGFLLLVLAALVFFIVISRKIVRWFGGITGDVLGASVEGVECLLWMTVWLWHYFVTG; encoded by the coding sequence ATGAAGATGGTAAAAGGTCTTGTAATGTGCATTCAATTCTTCACGAGTATTCCCATTCCTTATGAAGTGCCAATGGATCGAATACATATCAATAAAGCAGTTAAAATGTTTCCGGTGCTAGGAGTGTTACAAGGAATCCTTTATAGTGCGTTCCTTTATGTTTTGTTACAATGGACCCCTCTTTCACCACTAGCCATCGCGTTTTTCGTTTGGTTAGCATTGATTATCATCACAGGTGGAATTCACCTAGACGGGTGGATGGATTGTAGTGATGCCTATTTTTCTTATCGTGATCAGCAGAAGCGGATTGAAATTATGGCAGATCCAAAAATCGGTGCGTTTGGTGTCCTATCCGTTATTGTGCTATTGAGTGCAAAGTTTTTATTTATATATGAAATTGTGTTGCGGTTTAATGATAATACTTTTTTACTGATTATCTTGATCCCGTTTTTAGGAAAAGTTGTAATGGGGATGTTGTTGTTGAACATAAAGTCTGCTAAAGAAGAGGGGCTTGGTTCCCTGTTTAAAGAAGCGGCATCACAAGGATCGCTTTGGATTTATCCAGTATATGTGGTCATGTTGGGCCTAATTATATTTTTGATAGGGTTAAAAGCGATGAGCGGATTTCTACTGTTAGTTCTGGCAGCTTTAGTATTTTTTATCGTGATCTCAAGGAAAATTGTTCGCTGGTTTGGTGGAATTACAGGGGATGTATTAGGCGCATCAGTGGAAGGGGTGGAATGCTTATTATGGATGACCGTGTGGTTGTGGCATTATTTCGTCACGGGTTAA
- a CDS encoding histidine phosphatase family protein — MDDRVVVALFRHGLTELNKQKTYMGWTDEPICEEAKESLTALQPNPYQVVVTSDLIRCLQTAAILFPEKDPIPFLEFREMNFGPFERKRYEELAGDPRYEEWISSHFESNVPGAETFTDFTQRVENGWTNLSTLVMRDKVDSLAVVTHGGVLRYLLSKFAPTEKSFWEWRVPHGNGFEFVWPNRETFRRGERCTLLREVLLTENQHG; from the coding sequence ATGGATGACCGTGTGGTTGTGGCATTATTTCGTCACGGGTTAACCGAACTAAATAAACAGAAGACCTATATGGGGTGGACAGATGAACCGATTTGTGAGGAGGCTAAAGAAAGCTTAACCGCTTTACAACCAAATCCATACCAAGTTGTGGTCACAAGTGACTTAATTCGCTGTTTGCAAACGGCCGCTATTCTGTTTCCAGAAAAAGACCCCATCCCTTTTCTAGAGTTTCGTGAAATGAATTTTGGCCCTTTTGAAAGAAAACGGTATGAAGAGTTAGCAGGCGATCCGCGATATGAGGAGTGGATAAGCAGTCATTTTGAAAGCAACGTTCCAGGTGCCGAAACTTTTACCGATTTTACGCAGCGGGTCGAGAACGGCTGGACAAACCTATCCACTTTGGTAATGAGGGATAAGGTTGATTCATTGGCAGTTGTCACTCATGGAGGTGTTCTTCGATATTTATTATCAAAATTTGCACCGACTGAAAAGAGTTTTTGGGAATGGCGGGTTCCTCATGGAAATGGATTTGAATTTGTATGGCCAAATCGGGAGACTTTCAGGAGGGGTGAACGATGCACTTTGTTACGGGAGGTGCTTTTAACGGAAAATCAGCATGGGTAA
- a CDS encoding bifunctional adenosylcobinamide kinase/adenosylcobinamide-phosphate guanylyltransferase: MHFVTGGAFNGKSAWVRAYNQLTQENCQWFSAYHCDPIPVDFDQVTTDYLVLEGIERWIREGLQGSSGDEVQETWRGLLRQLENWESMDGKGSVILIGTDITKGIVPLEREDRLWRDVCGRVFQAAVSSCGRVDVIWYGLNKRLK; encoded by the coding sequence ATGCACTTTGTTACGGGAGGTGCTTTTAACGGAAAATCAGCATGGGTAAGGGCATATAATCAATTAACCCAAGAGAATTGTCAGTGGTTTAGTGCCTATCACTGTGATCCAATTCCCGTTGATTTTGACCAAGTGACGACGGATTATCTCGTCTTAGAAGGGATTGAACGGTGGATTCGGGAAGGGTTACAAGGTAGCAGTGGTGACGAAGTTCAGGAAACGTGGCGTGGGCTTTTGAGGCAATTGGAAAATTGGGAAAGCATGGATGGAAAAGGAAGTGTTATTTTAATTGGAACGGATATAACAAAAGGAATTGTTCCGCTAGAGCGGGAAGACCGCTTGTGGCGTGATGTATGCGGTCGAGTTTTCCAAGCAGCAGTGTCAAGTTGTGGGCGGGTTGATGTAATTTGGTATGGATTAAATAAACGATTGAAGTGA
- a CDS encoding cob(I)yrinic acid a,c-diamide adenosyltransferase produces MKIYTRTGDKGQTSIIGGRVDKDHIRVDAYGTIDEANGFVGQAVTQLQPDLFQDLLDDLEKIQHELFDCGGDLANVTKKHIPKLTEEAITYLEERIDAYTTEAPELEKFILPGGSPAAATLHIARTVTRRAERLVVTLMKEEAQLSALPLQYLNRLSDYFFAAARVVNFRQGVKDIEYIRSASVFRDRTRKDNKEDEHKENQSN; encoded by the coding sequence ATGAAAATTTATACGCGTACTGGGGATAAAGGTCAAACAAGTATTATCGGAGGAAGAGTAGATAAAGATCATATTCGTGTTGATGCTTATGGGACGATCGATGAAGCCAATGGTTTTGTAGGGCAGGCCGTAACTCAGTTACAACCAGACCTCTTTCAAGATCTACTAGACGATTTGGAAAAGATTCAACATGAACTATTTGATTGTGGCGGTGACTTGGCCAATGTGACGAAAAAGCATATCCCAAAATTGACGGAAGAAGCCATTACTTACTTAGAAGAGAGAATTGATGCTTATACTACTGAAGCTCCAGAGTTGGAAAAGTTTATTTTACCAGGGGGAAGTCCTGCAGCAGCAACGCTCCATATTGCCCGAACAGTAACAAGAAGAGCGGAGAGGTTAGTGGTTACCTTGATGAAAGAGGAAGCTCAATTATCTGCTTTGCCACTGCAATATTTAAATCGATTATCGGATTACTTTTTTGCCGCAGCAAGGGTTGTTAATTTTCGCCAAGGAGTAAAGGATATCGAGTACATTCGCAGTGCATCGGTTTTTCGCGACCGAACTAGAAAGGATAACAAGGAAGATGAACATAAAGAAAATCAGTCTAATTAG